A region of Fibrobacter succinogenes subsp. succinogenes S85 DNA encodes the following proteins:
- a CDS encoding OmpA family protein yields the protein MKRVAMGLALALAASSAFAGHANTINKTGFVGVNKTQSAQSLGHSKLVFTALGDYAFGNSMFKADPENGYNYAFENEYTKQKAEAAQYSGISAYVGLAIGLLDYFDIGVTLPVFYDQFNGNAVCGEAEGCNPAALAGTKVGYIGNVTASLKARAPIPADVPIDFAAFFRYSFKTSKNSKQGVWIREPEYIAKEVGMAFPYGTAKSVMTVGAALTFDLSKIDVMPLLVHINGGYRMSMDKAYMSFPFASAALEFYVLDFLSFFGEFYMDIQTEDFTWNVAQYGLPEKLDMKQVTGGAVFHLPIGLDIQLGASVYVGNDNYVHFARVMENEENFLTGIKATKTRVNPQLALFGGLTWSGFLAPQDRDGDGVADSDDRCPDDYGHRLNGGCPMGNPDSDEDGVCDAWVSEKGMLDEFRNVCEGIDQCPTEKGNKSNGCPTDDPDPDKDGVCDAWVSQKGELDNFKEICEGIDQCPAEAGTLVNNGCPEDNPDPDGDGLCSPWVTDKNKLDQYAGVCKGYDMCPGEAGAAGNKGCPWDDPDSDGDGICDEWVVQKKLGYYFEKAAEDESVAKEWFISKTCKGLDKCPLEHGVAANDGCPLPDPDLDKDGVCDAWVTERNMFNLFEGVCAGLDRCPNEAGDDGFGCPKKKVEKLEGISFKSGSATVNANAKRILKGIAQKLKEDEAYKDLKIVIQGHTDNRGKAKKNLKLSDRRAKAVMKQLTKFGVAKNRIKAVGLGSTCPVDDNSTADGREMNRRIEMHFVTPENDGMKCESNYVGD from the coding sequence ATGAAACGAGTAGCAATGGGATTGGCCCTGGCTTTGGCAGCATCATCTGCCTTTGCTGGTCACGCCAATACGATTAACAAGACGGGTTTCGTCGGTGTCAATAAGACACAGTCTGCCCAGTCTCTTGGTCATTCAAAGCTTGTGTTTACGGCTTTGGGCGATTACGCATTTGGCAATAGCATGTTCAAGGCTGATCCTGAAAACGGCTATAACTATGCATTTGAAAATGAATACACGAAGCAGAAGGCTGAAGCAGCCCAGTACAGCGGCATAAGCGCTTACGTTGGTCTCGCTATCGGTCTTTTGGACTACTTCGATATCGGTGTGACGTTGCCGGTCTTCTATGACCAGTTCAACGGCAACGCAGTTTGTGGTGAAGCAGAAGGCTGCAACCCGGCTGCTCTCGCTGGTACCAAGGTCGGTTACATTGGTAACGTGACTGCCAGCTTGAAGGCTCGCGCTCCGATTCCGGCAGATGTGCCTATCGACTTCGCTGCTTTCTTCAGATATTCTTTCAAGACATCCAAGAACTCCAAGCAGGGTGTCTGGATTCGTGAACCGGAATACATTGCCAAGGAAGTTGGCATGGCATTCCCGTACGGTACTGCTAAGTCTGTGATGACCGTCGGTGCCGCTTTGACGTTCGACCTTTCCAAGATTGACGTTATGCCTCTCCTCGTCCATATCAACGGTGGTTACCGTATGTCCATGGACAAGGCTTACATGTCCTTCCCGTTTGCAAGCGCAGCTCTTGAATTCTATGTGCTTGACTTCCTCTCGTTCTTCGGTGAATTCTACATGGATATCCAGACCGAAGACTTTACCTGGAACGTTGCTCAGTATGGCCTCCCTGAAAAGCTTGACATGAAGCAGGTGACTGGCGGTGCTGTGTTCCACTTGCCGATTGGCCTCGACATCCAGCTTGGCGCTTCTGTCTACGTTGGCAATGACAACTATGTCCACTTTGCCCGCGTGATGGAAAACGAAGAAAACTTCCTCACCGGTATCAAGGCTACCAAGACTCGCGTGAACCCGCAGCTTGCCTTGTTCGGTGGTCTTACCTGGTCCGGCTTCCTCGCTCCGCAGGACCGCGATGGTGACGGCGTGGCTGACTCTGATGACCGCTGCCCGGATGACTATGGTCATCGTTTGAACGGCGGCTGCCCGATGGGTAACCCGGATAGCGACGAAGACGGTGTCTGCGACGCTTGGGTTTCTGAAAAGGGTATGCTTGACGAATTCCGTAATGTTTGCGAAGGCATCGACCAGTGCCCGACCGAAAAGGGTAATAAGTCTAATGGTTGCCCGACGGATGATCCGGACCCGGATAAGGACGGCGTCTGCGATGCTTGGGTAAGCCAGAAGGGTGAACTCGACAACTTCAAGGAAATTTGCGAAGGCATCGACCAGTGCCCGGCTGAAGCTGGTACGCTCGTCAACAACGGTTGCCCGGAAGACAATCCGGATCCGGATGGCGACGGTCTCTGCTCTCCGTGGGTCACCGACAAGAACAAGCTTGACCAGTATGCCGGCGTCTGCAAGGGCTACGACATGTGTCCGGGTGAAGCTGGTGCTGCCGGCAATAAGGGCTGCCCGTGGGATGATCCGGACAGCGACGGCGACGGTATCTGCGACGAATGGGTTGTTCAGAAGAAGCTCGGCTACTACTTCGAAAAGGCTGCCGAAGACGAATCTGTTGCTAAGGAATGGTTCATCTCCAAGACCTGTAAGGGTCTCGACAAGTGCCCGCTCGAACACGGTGTTGCCGCTAACGATGGCTGCCCGCTCCCGGATCCGGACCTTGACAAGGATGGCGTCTGCGATGCTTGGGTCACCGAAAGGAACATGTTCAACCTCTTCGAAGGTGTCTGCGCTGGTCTTGATCGCTGCCCGAATGAAGCTGGCGATGATGGCTTCGGCTGCCCGAAGAAGAAGGTAGAAAAGCTCGAAGGTATCTCCTTCAAGAGCGGTTCTGCAACTGTCAACGCTAACGCTAAGAGAATCCTTAAGGGTATCGCTCAGAAGCTTAAGGAAGACGAAGCATACAAGGATCTCAAGATTGTGATCCAGGGTCATACCGACAACCGCGGTAAGGCTAAGAAGAACCTCAAGCTCTCTGACCGCCGCGCTAAGGCCGTTATGAAGCAGCTCACGAAGTTCGGCGTTGCCAAGAACCGTATCAAGGCTGTTGGTCTCGGCTCTACCTGCCCGGTTGACGACAACTCCACGGCAGACGGCCGCGAAATGAACCGTCGTATTGAAATGCACTTCGTCACACCGGAAAATGACGGTATGAAGTGCGAAAGCAACTACGTTGGTGACTAA
- a CDS encoding thymidylate synthase, producing MQQYLDLLKDIIDNGVDRSDRTGTGTRSVFGRQTRFDLSKGFPCLTTKKLHLRSIIHELLWFLKGDTNIKYLHDNKVTIWDEWADENGDLGPVYGHQWRSWPTPDGGHIDQIANLINSLKNNPDSRRHLVCAWNVAEVDKMALPPCHCLFQFYVGGVGASGKRKLSCQLYQRSADMFLGVPFNIASYSLLTMMLAQVCGYEAGEFVHTFGDLHLYSNHFDQAREQLSRTPRALPTMKMNPDVKDLFNFKFEDFELVNYDPWPTIKAPIAV from the coding sequence ATGCAGCAATACTTAGATCTTCTTAAAGATATTATCGATAACGGTGTGGACCGTTCCGACCGCACTGGCACCGGCACTCGTTCTGTGTTCGGCCGCCAGACTCGCTTTGACCTTTCCAAAGGCTTCCCGTGCCTTACAACTAAGAAACTCCACTTGCGCAGTATCATTCACGAACTGCTGTGGTTCTTGAAGGGCGATACGAATATCAAGTACTTGCACGATAACAAGGTTACGATTTGGGACGAATGGGCCGATGAAAATGGCGACTTGGGCCCGGTTTACGGTCACCAGTGGCGCTCCTGGCCGACACCCGATGGCGGACATATTGACCAGATTGCAAATTTGATCAATAGCCTCAAGAATAATCCGGATTCTCGCCGTCACTTGGTTTGCGCCTGGAACGTCGCCGAAGTCGACAAGATGGCTTTGCCGCCGTGCCATTGCCTGTTCCAGTTCTACGTGGGCGGTGTTGGTGCTAGCGGTAAGCGTAAGCTCAGCTGCCAGCTTTACCAGCGCAGTGCCGACATGTTCCTCGGCGTGCCGTTCAACATTGCGTCTTATTCGCTCTTGACGATGATGCTTGCTCAGGTCTGCGGTTACGAAGCTGGCGAGTTTGTCCATACTTTTGGCGACTTGCATTTGTACAGCAATCACTTTGACCAGGCTCGTGAACAGCTTTCGCGTACGCCGCGTGCGCTCCCGACGATGAAGATGAATCCTGATGTCAAGGATTTGTTTAATTTCAAGTTCGAAGATTTTGAACTTGTGAATTACGATCCGTGGCCGACCATCAAGGCTCCGATTGCTGTTTAA
- a CDS encoding metallophosphoesterase has translation MNSSIDFIGDIHGHYDELVVLLKKLGYEERGGAFRYPGDARTVVFLGDYIDRGSRVRDTVNLVRAMRDAGSAVALLGNHEFNALSFWHENGAGGRPIKSIRGGYLREHSFNKVAIHVKTVESYRGRKAEFQEMLDFLKTLPLYLETDLFRAQHACFDLKCADVLKAEGIRSFMDGDFDELIARANDKNDEYDDSLYWPISLFLKGPELDLPEGVTFRDAEGVNRKRTRIRWWINPKNVTLQDLSFQPGVELPPREVPLEIQTRDFYGENERPVFFGHYWLTGMPELIRDNVCCLDYSVAGYRGDGRLVAYRFDGEQKLDNRKFVSVEAGTAL, from the coding sequence ATGAACTCTTCGATTGACTTCATTGGCGATATTCATGGGCATTACGATGAACTCGTAGTGCTCCTTAAAAAGCTAGGCTACGAAGAACGCGGAGGCGCGTTCCGCTATCCGGGCGATGCTCGAACGGTCGTCTTTTTAGGCGATTATATTGACCGCGGGAGTCGTGTGCGCGATACGGTAAATCTCGTGCGTGCCATGCGCGATGCGGGTTCTGCTGTGGCTCTGCTGGGCAATCACGAGTTCAATGCGCTTAGCTTTTGGCACGAGAATGGAGCCGGCGGGCGTCCCATAAAATCAATTCGCGGCGGTTATTTGCGTGAGCATTCTTTTAACAAAGTAGCGATTCACGTGAAGACTGTTGAAAGCTATCGCGGGCGCAAGGCGGAATTCCAGGAAATGCTTGATTTCCTCAAGACGCTCCCGCTTTACTTGGAAACGGACTTGTTCCGTGCGCAGCACGCTTGTTTTGACTTGAAATGTGCCGATGTGCTTAAAGCTGAAGGTATCCGTTCTTTTATGGATGGCGATTTTGACGAGCTTATTGCGCGTGCGAACGACAAGAATGACGAATACGATGATTCGCTGTATTGGCCGATAAGTTTGTTCTTGAAAGGCCCAGAATTGGATTTGCCGGAGGGAGTGACGTTCCGCGATGCCGAAGGTGTAAATCGTAAACGTACGCGAATCCGCTGGTGGATTAATCCGAAAAACGTCACTTTGCAGGATCTCAGTTTCCAGCCGGGCGTGGAATTGCCTCCGCGCGAAGTTCCGCTTGAAATTCAGACTCGCGATTTCTATGGCGAAAATGAACGCCCGGTTTTCTTTGGGCATTATTGGTTGACGGGAATGCCTGAACTTATTCGTGATAACGTCTGCTGCTTGGATTACAGTGTTGCAGGTTATCGCGGTGATGGGCGCCTGGTTGCTTACCGTTTTGATGGCGAACAGAAACTTGATAACCGTAAGTTCGTCTCAGTCGAAGCCGGAACAGCATTATAA
- a CDS encoding deoxyguanosinetriphosphate triphosphohydrolase: protein MLQWDTLLSATRYGHPADPDPNRSDFHRDYDRIVFSTAFRRLGRKTQVHPFSVNDHVHSRLTHSLEVSSVGRSLAITVYHLIKKHLPKYVNEYQFGTIVQSACLAHDIGNPPFGHAGEAAIREWFRKNRHSAPMSELSDKEIADFENFDGNAQGHRILSKLEYHFLDGGMRLTYATIGSMIKYPRLAYYGCPTSLFRTEAELYRETAEILGIPEIENGVWARHPLVYLMEAADDICYSILDVEDAIELGILTFGDVRNMFSFLCGPEVDIDREFEENGQNFRDFLSSIRGRAIQNLIDDVAVLFVKHYDRIMEGSLDKHLIDLSRSDTMEGIRIAKRLGVERIYPDRRKTELEVGSYTTLSTVLDAFINGVYDYRQNDRNSYRANRIVRLIGQAKIGQSVTTAEAYHQVLDFVSGMTDNYATYLARQIGGLAMGY, encoded by the coding sequence ATGCTACAATGGGATACGCTTCTTTCTGCAACGCGTTACGGTCACCCGGCCGATCCGGACCCGAACCGTTCTGACTTCCATCGCGATTACGACCGCATCGTTTTTTCTACCGCATTTCGTCGCTTAGGCCGCAAGACTCAAGTTCATCCGTTCTCGGTGAATGACCACGTTCACAGCCGCCTCACGCACAGTCTTGAAGTTTCGAGTGTGGGCCGTAGCCTCGCAATTACGGTGTATCACCTGATTAAAAAGCATTTGCCGAAGTACGTGAACGAATACCAGTTCGGTACGATTGTGCAGTCGGCATGCCTCGCTCACGATATTGGAAACCCGCCGTTTGGCCATGCAGGTGAAGCCGCTATTCGCGAATGGTTCCGCAAAAATCGCCATTCCGCACCGATGTCTGAACTGAGCGACAAGGAAATTGCAGACTTCGAAAACTTTGACGGTAACGCTCAAGGCCACCGCATTTTGAGCAAGCTCGAATACCACTTCCTTGATGGCGGTATGCGTCTCACGTACGCAACAATCGGTTCGATGATTAAGTACCCGCGACTTGCGTATTACGGTTGCCCGACGAGTTTGTTCCGCACTGAGGCTGAACTCTATCGCGAAACGGCTGAAATTCTTGGCATTCCGGAAATTGAAAATGGCGTGTGGGCGCGCCATCCGCTTGTGTACTTGATGGAAGCGGCAGACGATATTTGCTATTCCATCCTTGACGTTGAAGATGCAATTGAACTTGGCATTTTGACGTTCGGCGATGTGCGCAACATGTTCAGTTTCTTGTGTGGTCCGGAAGTCGATATCGACCGCGAGTTCGAAGAAAACGGTCAGAACTTCAGAGACTTCCTCAGCAGCATTCGTGGGCGCGCCATCCAGAACTTGATTGATGACGTGGCGGTGCTTTTTGTGAAGCATTACGACCGCATTATGGAAGGTTCGCTTGACAAGCACTTGATTGACCTTTCACGTTCCGATACGATGGAAGGTATTCGCATTGCGAAGCGCCTGGGTGTAGAACGCATTTACCCCGACCGCCGCAAGACGGAACTTGAAGTCGGTAGCTACACGACGCTTAGTACTGTGCTTGATGCGTTTATTAACGGCGTTTACGATTACCGCCAGAACGATCGCAATTCGTATCGTGCAAACCGCATTGTCCGCTTGATTGGACAGGCTAAGATTGGCCAAAGCGTTACGACCGCCGAAGCTTACCACCAGGTGCTTGACTTTGTGAGTGGCATGACGGACAATTACGCTACTTACCTCGCTCGTCAAATTGGCGGGCTTGCGATGGGCTATTAA
- a CDS encoding pyrimidine 5'-nucleotidase produces the protein MSALDIGIKNDASKIWLFDYDLTLYGEEERFVLNSLDHRIAEFVQKTVGGTFESATEIRKDYLHRFGTTLSGLMAMNGTAPDDFFDFIHEPEYLIYPKVAPEKLELLKSLVGHRFVFTNGRGDWSRAGMAHMQLDSAIEDVFDLKLMDWEGKPHVSAYDKIEKWLVARGVLAQESSEKSQIVLLEDSLRNLEPAHERGWTTVLVNPNIQAPSWVDFHIPHLLNLKEKLVTNH, from the coding sequence GTGAGTGCGCTGGATATCGGCATCAAGAACGATGCTTCAAAAATTTGGCTTTTTGATTACGACTTGACGCTTTACGGCGAAGAGGAACGCTTTGTCTTAAATTCGCTTGACCACCGCATTGCTGAATTTGTCCAAAAGACCGTGGGTGGAACGTTTGAAAGTGCTACAGAAATCCGCAAGGATTATTTGCACCGTTTTGGCACAACGCTTTCCGGGCTTATGGCGATGAATGGTACGGCTCCCGACGATTTTTTTGATTTTATCCATGAACCCGAATACCTGATTTACCCGAAGGTGGCGCCTGAAAAGCTTGAACTTTTAAAGTCGCTTGTGGGACATCGCTTTGTGTTTACGAATGGGCGAGGGGACTGGAGCCGCGCGGGCATGGCGCACATGCAGCTCGATTCTGCGATTGAGGATGTTTTTGACCTCAAGCTCATGGATTGGGAAGGCAAGCCTCACGTGAGCGCATACGATAAAATTGAAAAATGGCTTGTGGCGCGGGGTGTCTTGGCTCAGGAATCGTCGGAAAAGTCGCAAATTGTGCTGCTTGAAGATTCGCTACGCAATTTGGAACCCGCTCATGAGCGCGGATGGACGACTGTTCTCGTGAATCCGAACATTCAAGCGCCCAGTTGGGTGGATTTTCATATCCCGCATTTACTAAATTTAAAAGAGAAGCTAGTTACTAATCACTAA
- a CDS encoding metal ABC transporter permease: MLDLLSMDFMQNALIAAVLVAIACGVMGTYVVVNRLTALSGGVAHASFGGVGLACFIGFSPMLGSLGFALACAMLMGALTWRDRKHADTFIGIIWAAGMALGVILTDLTPGYSGEMMSFLFGSLLTVPTELLWWMGALLVFILGAVSVCFRNFLSISYDPEFARVRGIPVLNYYMLLIALIALTVVIAVQAVGMILVIALLTIPAYIAECYAKNLLQMMVISVLVSLVLVVLGLLVACQLNFVVGPTIIAGGVILYLLNFAVKKIVKK, from the coding sequence ATGCTCGATTTACTTTCCATGGATTTTATGCAGAACGCTCTCATCGCAGCGGTGCTTGTTGCCATTGCTTGTGGCGTTATGGGAACGTACGTCGTGGTGAACCGCTTGACGGCTCTTTCGGGCGGTGTGGCTCATGCCTCGTTTGGTGGGGTGGGGCTGGCTTGCTTTATCGGTTTTTCGCCGATGCTTGGCTCGCTTGGTTTTGCACTTGCCTGTGCGATGCTTATGGGTGCGCTCACGTGGCGCGACCGCAAACATGCCGATACGTTTATCGGGATTATTTGGGCGGCAGGCATGGCACTTGGCGTGATTTTAACGGATTTGACGCCTGGTTACAGTGGCGAAATGATGAGTTTCTTGTTTGGTAGCCTTTTGACCGTGCCGACAGAACTCCTCTGGTGGATGGGGGCGTTGCTCGTGTTCATCTTGGGCGCTGTTTCGGTTTGCTTCCGCAATTTCCTTTCGATTTCATACGATCCGGAGTTTGCTCGCGTCCGCGGCATTCCCGTGCTGAATTACTACATGCTTTTGATTGCGCTGATTGCACTCACGGTCGTGATTGCCGTGCAGGCGGTGGGCATGATTCTCGTGATTGCGCTCCTCACGATTCCCGCTTACATCGCGGAATGCTATGCCAAAAATTTACTCCAGATGATGGTTATTTCGGTTCTGGTTTCGCTTGTACTTGTGGTGCTTGGACTCTTAGTCGCATGCCAGTTGAACTTTGTCGTTGGACCTACGATTATCGCAGGTGGCGTCATCTTGTACTTGCTCAACTTTGCCGTTAAAAAGATTGTGAAAAAATAG